Proteins found in one Candidatus Angelobacter sp. genomic segment:
- a CDS encoding RHS repeat-associated core domain-containing protein — MKPANQFAGARRTHWNLNKRTNNTISSSGTLASANMYRLSSKEWTGNWSLYYFGYRFYDPNLQRWLNRDPLQEEGGVNLYCFVDNNPVNAFDPSGLFKLCTPYAKIPCGKHKCYELF; from the coding sequence TTGAAGCCTGCAAATCAGTTCGCAGGAGCGCGACGCACACATTGGAATTTGAACAAGCGCACGAACAACACGATTTCGTCGAGTGGCACCCTGGCCAGCGCCAACATGTATCGGTTAAGTTCCAAGGAATGGACCGGCAATTGGAGCCTCTACTACTTTGGCTATCGCTTCTATGACCCCAATCTCCAACGGTGGCTGAATAGAGATCCCCTCCAAGAGGAAGGGGGAGTCAATCTGTACTGTTTTGTCGATAATAATCCGGTGAATGCTTTCGATCCGTCCGGCCTATTCAAGCTATGCACGCCCTACGCCAAGATTCCTTGTGGAAAACATAAATGTTACGAACTTTTTTGA